The following proteins are encoded in a genomic region of Sorangiineae bacterium MSr12523:
- the hxsD gene encoding His-Xaa-Ser system protein HxsD codes for MDTFEGADGSIRLTLALGSYRLTAIKKAAYRLADRCTIELGAPNELTVDVTLHFKPSVTTPQKDEVTRAFFQELLDQELRELVAEEVGPVRTLILAHAFSKTNLVRSE; via the coding sequence GTGGACACCTTCGAAGGGGCGGACGGTTCAATCCGGCTAACCTTGGCGCTGGGCAGCTACCGGCTCACGGCCATCAAGAAAGCCGCGTATCGGCTTGCGGACCGCTGCACCATCGAGCTGGGCGCGCCCAACGAGCTCACCGTCGACGTCACACTGCACTTCAAGCCCAGTGTGACCACGCCGCAGAAAGACGAAGTCACGCGAGCCTTCTTCCAGGAGCTCCTCGATCAAGAACTGCGCGAGCTCGTCGCGGAAGAAGTCGGCCCCGTGCGAACACTCATCCTTGCGCACGCATTCTCCAAAACGAACCTCGTTCGCAGCGAATGA
- a CDS encoding PEGA domain-containing protein: MPVRRILVPLSTAILAALSSAGASGLLATDAAAQVARRPEEEDDADAPLVLAVPHTHATGMLLAHRSHSSHRSHSSHRSHYSGSGSGSHYSGGYATEPNPAPEPPAPRPAPPPPAKPASVSFVAFPGGRISIDGVAVGTDATGSLSLKPGTHTVRIENRFLGDHTTTVVLSEGQTGVVNIDW; the protein is encoded by the coding sequence ATGCCCGTGCGTCGGATCCTGGTTCCTTTGAGCACGGCCATCCTTGCTGCGCTGTCGAGCGCCGGAGCCTCCGGGCTGCTCGCCACGGACGCCGCCGCCCAGGTCGCACGTCGCCCGGAAGAGGAGGATGACGCCGACGCCCCACTCGTGTTGGCCGTGCCCCACACGCATGCCACCGGGATGTTGCTCGCGCATCGTTCGCACAGTTCCCATCGTTCGCATTCGTCACATCGAAGCCATTATTCTGGCTCTGGCAGCGGGTCGCACTATTCAGGTGGGTACGCCACCGAGCCAAACCCCGCACCGGAGCCTCCGGCCCCGCGACCGGCGCCGCCGCCGCCCGCCAAACCTGCCTCGGTGTCGTTCGTGGCCTTTCCGGGTGGCCGCATCTCCATCGACGGCGTGGCAGTGGGGACCGACGCAACGGGCTCGTTGAGCCTGAAGCCCGGCACGCATACCGTGCGCATCGAGAACCGTTTTCTCGGGGATCATACGACGACGGTGGTGCTCAGCGAGGGGCAAACCGGCGTCGTGAACATCGATTGGTGA
- a CDS encoding serine/threonine protein kinase, producing MLLAGDTFHRFRIEGKLGEGGMGLVYQAYDPMLRRQVALKVVRPEVAQTAAATRLMREGRAAASLNHPNAIGIFDVGSFKGVPYIVMELVSGHQLSAFIGDERVGIRQRLSWLAQIARGLDAAHRQGLVHRDVKPENVMVCNSGEIKLFDFGVVKRMTPFASLSNATDPMGEKTRTGIVMGTPLYMAPEQALGDAVDGRSDQFAWATLAYELLSGGIHPTTTNNPRRLPVAFVILREQPRPLSEVAPRLPDGVAAIVMKALAKAPSSRFATMSEIYEALDAIILRMDQSSGRLTPTTPTRLARRRGRFLHVGLAAAALGLVAVVLFLSHVFDP from the coding sequence ATGTTGTTGGCCGGCGACACGTTCCACCGCTTTCGCATCGAGGGTAAGCTCGGAGAAGGCGGGATGGGGCTCGTGTACCAAGCCTACGACCCCATGCTGCGTCGTCAGGTTGCGCTCAAGGTCGTCCGGCCGGAAGTTGCGCAGACGGCGGCGGCCACCCGGTTGATGCGCGAGGGTCGCGCGGCCGCGTCGCTCAATCATCCGAATGCCATCGGCATCTTCGACGTTGGGTCCTTCAAGGGCGTTCCGTACATCGTGATGGAGCTCGTCTCGGGGCATCAATTGAGCGCCTTCATCGGTGACGAGCGCGTGGGTATTCGGCAGCGCCTTTCGTGGCTCGCGCAAATTGCGCGCGGGTTGGATGCCGCCCACCGGCAGGGGCTCGTCCACCGCGACGTGAAGCCCGAAAACGTGATGGTGTGCAACAGCGGCGAAATCAAGTTGTTCGATTTCGGCGTGGTCAAGCGCATGACCCCCTTTGCGAGTCTCTCCAACGCGACCGATCCGATGGGGGAGAAGACGCGAACCGGCATCGTCATGGGCACGCCGCTCTACATGGCCCCCGAGCAAGCGCTGGGCGATGCCGTGGATGGGCGCAGCGATCAATTCGCCTGGGCGACATTGGCCTATGAGCTTCTCAGCGGCGGAATTCACCCCACGACGACCAACAATCCGCGCCGTCTTCCCGTCGCATTCGTCATCCTGCGCGAGCAGCCGCGGCCGCTGTCCGAGGTGGCGCCCCGTCTTCCCGACGGAGTTGCGGCCATCGTCATGAAGGCTCTCGCGAAGGCGCCGTCGTCGCGATTCGCCACCATGTCGGAAATCTACGAGGCCCTCGATGCGATCATCCTCAGGATGGATCAGAGCTCGGGTCGCCTGACGCCGACGACTCCGACCCGGCTCGCGCGAAGGAGGGGGCGTTTCCTGCACGTCGGCCTTGCGGCCGCTGCCTTGGGTCTCGTGGCCGTGGTGCTCTTTTTGAGCCACGTTTTCGACCCTTAA
- a CDS encoding SDR family NAD(P)-dependent oxidoreductase — protein MSRRLALVTGVGPGTGASIVRRLARGGYEVAMLARNEDRLLALEKEIPGTHAFAVDIGDEHAFHAVLDRITGTLGAPELVIHNAVAATFGNFMEVEPAALEQNLRTNVMSLLHLARKTAPAMVEAGHGAIIVTGNTSSWRGKSNYAAFAPTKAAQRILAESIARQLGPKGVHVAYLVIDAVIDLGWTRAKHPDKPDDFFIQPRDIAEEVWHVAHQPRGSWSFNVEVRPFGEYW, from the coding sequence ATGAGCAGGCGACTTGCACTGGTGACGGGGGTTGGGCCTGGAACGGGGGCATCCATCGTCCGGAGGCTTGCGCGCGGTGGGTACGAGGTGGCCATGCTCGCGCGCAACGAAGACCGGCTGCTCGCACTCGAAAAGGAGATTCCGGGTACCCACGCGTTCGCGGTCGACATTGGCGATGAGCACGCCTTTCACGCGGTACTCGATCGGATCACGGGCACGCTGGGTGCGCCGGAACTGGTCATCCACAATGCCGTTGCGGCGACATTCGGGAACTTCATGGAGGTCGAGCCGGCGGCTCTGGAGCAAAACCTTCGAACCAACGTGATGTCCCTGCTGCATCTCGCACGCAAGACGGCACCGGCAATGGTCGAAGCCGGGCATGGGGCCATCATCGTCACCGGAAATACATCGTCCTGGCGCGGCAAATCCAATTATGCGGCGTTTGCCCCCACCAAGGCAGCCCAGCGCATCCTGGCAGAATCCATTGCGCGCCAATTGGGGCCGAAAGGCGTGCACGTAGCATACCTCGTCATCGATGCCGTCATCGATCTCGGGTGGACCCGGGCCAAGCATCCCGACAAGCCGGACGACTTCTTCATTCAGCCGCGCGACATCGCCGAAGAGGTCTGGCACGTCGCCCATCAGCCGCGCGGCTCATGGTCGTTCAACGTCGAGGTCCGCCCATTCGGCGAATATTGGTGA
- a CDS encoding nuclear transport factor 2 family protein: MKRFREAVEASDIEALVQTLSPDIVFHSPVRFHGFEGRETVGTVLRAVMRVFEDFHYTGELHDGNDTALVFRARVGKLELEGIDLGTVDPSTGLVKHLTVFVRPLSAAQALAAAVGKELGLTS; encoded by the coding sequence ATGAAACGATTTCGTGAAGCCGTCGAAGCCTCGGACATCGAAGCCCTCGTGCAAACCCTCTCCCCGGACATCGTCTTTCATAGCCCCGTGCGTTTCCACGGTTTCGAGGGCCGCGAAACGGTGGGCACCGTCTTGCGCGCCGTGATGCGCGTCTTCGAAGATTTCCACTACACCGGCGAGCTTCACGACGGCAACGACACCGCACTGGTTTTCCGCGCCAGGGTCGGCAAGCTCGAACTGGAGGGCATCGATCTGGGCACCGTCGACCCTTCGACGGGGCTGGTCAAACACCTCACCGTCTTCGTCCGCCCGCTGTCCGCCGCCCAAGCCCTCGCCGCCGCCGTCGGCAAAGAGCTCGGCCTCACGTCCTAG
- a CDS encoding 2-hydroxychromene-2-carboxylate isomerase, whose translation MHVEFLFDYTSSYSYLANARIRQLGIPIAYTPVDVRAIMSGARNPPASSGSAKLRYASLDCARLAASYGVPFRWNHHVHALVEDGTLDAQLLLRGAAVAQELGAFERYHAAVFSAIWADPRDLTLKKERTALLEEHGIGVPDLWERAADPAAVRALARRNEEAIARGVFGVPMFFVDGEPFFGNERIEFVQARIAGQGAAA comes from the coding sequence ATGCATGTCGAATTCCTCTTCGATTACACGAGTTCGTATTCCTACTTGGCGAATGCTCGAATCCGGCAGCTCGGCATTCCCATCGCGTACACCCCGGTCGACGTTCGGGCGATCATGAGCGGGGCGCGCAACCCCCCGGCCTCCAGCGGATCGGCGAAGCTACGGTATGCATCGCTGGATTGTGCACGGCTGGCCGCGTCCTACGGCGTTCCGTTTCGGTGGAATCATCATGTCCACGCCTTGGTCGAGGATGGCACGTTGGATGCGCAGCTCCTACTGCGAGGGGCCGCGGTGGCGCAGGAGTTGGGCGCATTCGAGCGGTACCACGCTGCGGTGTTCTCGGCGATATGGGCGGACCCGCGTGATCTCACATTGAAAAAAGAGCGGACCGCGCTCTTGGAGGAGCATGGCATCGGCGTGCCCGATCTTTGGGAGCGCGCAGCCGACCCGGCCGCGGTGCGCGCCCTCGCGCGTCGAAACGAGGAAGCCATCGCGCGCGGAGTTTTCGGCGTGCCGATGTTCTTCGTCGATGGAGAACCTTTCTTTGGCAACGAGCGCATCGAATTCGTTCAGGCACGCATCGCGGGCCAGGGAGCAGCGGCATGA
- the hxsB gene encoding His-Xaa-Ser system radical SAM maturase HxsB, whose protein sequence is MAEYVVLSRNELAAFARRQLPPSSEVYRALKVRHFLFDADSECALDLLALKYRTRAAAIAEFTGLHIFVVTLRCDHSCHYCQVSRQTENKHAFDMRREHADRALELTFRSPARCIKIEFQGGEPLLNFDIVRYVVERATALNAEHRRDLQFVIASNLAKLTDDILAFCKAHHILFSTSLDGPADLHDAHRHVRDGSSHARTLEGIGRVRAALGHEAVSALMTTTPKSLDRVDEIIDEYVRQGFRSVFLRSLSPYGFAVRTSLVRRYNVEDWLAFYRRGLSHILALNLRGTELREDYTSVILRKLFSPQGSSYVDLQSPAGIGIGAIVYNYDGSVFASDEGRMLAEMGDFTFKLGHLDSDAYEALLTDEVLVGTLHDTLLESSPMCSDCAFLPYCGSDPVFHKATLGDVVGHKAFSAFCAKQMGVVRHVVSLLEDDPEARRILLEWV, encoded by the coding sequence GTGGCGGAATACGTCGTTCTCTCCCGTAACGAATTGGCCGCGTTCGCACGGCGCCAGCTACCGCCTTCGTCGGAGGTGTACCGCGCACTCAAAGTGCGTCATTTCCTCTTCGACGCGGATTCCGAGTGCGCGCTCGACCTCCTCGCCCTCAAATACCGCACACGCGCCGCAGCGATTGCCGAATTCACCGGCCTTCACATCTTCGTCGTCACGCTGCGGTGCGACCACTCCTGCCATTATTGCCAGGTCTCGCGGCAAACGGAGAACAAGCATGCCTTCGACATGCGCCGCGAGCACGCCGACCGCGCCCTCGAGCTGACCTTCCGCAGCCCCGCACGGTGCATCAAAATCGAATTTCAGGGCGGCGAGCCCCTTCTCAACTTCGACATCGTTCGATACGTCGTCGAGCGCGCCACCGCCCTCAACGCGGAGCATCGCAGAGACCTGCAATTCGTCATTGCCTCGAACCTCGCGAAGCTCACCGACGATATTCTCGCCTTCTGCAAAGCCCATCACATTCTTTTCTCGACCTCGCTCGATGGGCCCGCCGATCTGCACGACGCCCATCGCCACGTTCGCGACGGAAGCAGCCATGCACGCACCCTCGAGGGGATCGGGCGCGTGCGCGCGGCACTCGGTCATGAGGCCGTGAGCGCCCTCATGACCACCACGCCGAAAAGCCTCGACCGCGTCGACGAGATCATCGACGAATACGTCCGTCAGGGCTTCCGAAGCGTTTTCTTGCGAAGCTTGAGCCCTTATGGATTCGCCGTGCGCACCAGTTTGGTGCGCCGGTACAACGTCGAGGATTGGCTGGCGTTCTACCGGCGTGGGCTTTCCCACATCCTGGCCTTGAACCTACGGGGCACCGAGCTTCGTGAGGATTACACATCCGTCATTTTGCGAAAGCTCTTTTCCCCCCAGGGCTCGTCGTACGTCGATCTGCAATCCCCCGCCGGTATTGGTATTGGGGCCATCGTTTACAACTACGATGGCTCGGTCTTCGCCTCGGACGAAGGGCGCATGCTTGCTGAAATGGGCGATTTCACCTTCAAGTTGGGCCACCTCGATTCCGACGCGTACGAGGCCTTGCTGACGGACGAGGTACTCGTGGGCACCCTTCACGATACGTTGCTCGAAAGCAGCCCGATGTGCAGCGACTGCGCGTTCTTACCGTATTGCGGTTCCGATCCGGTCTTTCACAAGGCCACGCTCGGAGACGTCGTCGGCCACAAAGCGTTCAGCGCATTTTGTGCCAAGCAGATGGGTGTCGTCCGCCACGTCGTATCCTTGTTGGAAGACGATCCCGAAGCGCGCCGTATTTTGCTCGAGTGGGTTTAG
- a CDS encoding TetR/AcrR family transcriptional regulator has protein sequence MRIAAARFRQAGIGGLSVADLMKEAGLTHGGFYRHFESRDDLVAEAIAHALDEGDDRIGIEPRPAEDEVTLSRWVDAYLAEAHRDAPAEGCAVAALAGDVARSHARTRTAFSLRTKKALLRMADVLPGGPKQRAHAILIWCALVGALTLARAVNDKKLSSEILDTVRGELKSLFAAKRRK, from the coding sequence GTGCGGATTGCCGCGGCGCGTTTTCGGCAGGCAGGCATCGGAGGGTTGAGCGTTGCCGATCTCATGAAGGAGGCCGGGCTCACCCACGGCGGTTTCTACCGGCACTTCGAATCGCGCGACGATCTGGTGGCCGAGGCGATCGCTCACGCGTTGGACGAAGGCGACGATCGCATCGGCATCGAGCCGCGGCCGGCCGAGGACGAGGTGACGCTTTCGCGGTGGGTCGATGCATACCTCGCCGAGGCGCATCGGGACGCGCCGGCCGAAGGGTGTGCCGTCGCGGCGCTTGCCGGCGACGTGGCGCGAAGCCACGCCCGTACGCGCACTGCTTTTTCCCTGCGAACGAAAAAGGCGCTGCTGCGCATGGCGGACGTGCTGCCCGGCGGGCCCAAGCAACGCGCGCACGCCATTTTAATCTGGTGTGCCCTCGTGGGCGCCCTCACTCTGGCTAGGGCTGTCAACGACAAGAAACTGTCGTCCGAAATCCTCGACACCGTTCGCGGCGAATTGAAATCGCTGTTTGCTGCAAAACGGCGCAAGTAA
- a CDS encoding outer membrane protein transport protein, which yields MSRRFGAAVGVWGPLLITVFFAGRLHAQEHDHQFFFSDDAALAGGSVAATADDSGAIYYNPAGLALNRRSHADLNASALGVRIRSIDPIMTNRLVEGTPSVKLRTVDIISTPHAAGITRRFGEHMSAGFGIYVIDYDIRTGEDTTTQTNPHSGNSLRHHVDLDLQRSKYLVGPAIGWQLVPGLRLGIGIYGTYARASSGGRIFLDESQNSQVGYLFFHSRGSLSTVGARATVGMQWDFLPSWTLAAVVRSPELQLVAWGSQLSVVSTGNSLPNEGSPPSFAVTEEEADSSITLNRPPHFLASIARKFEGGFVSAEVDVQPPLRIVSQGIDRETTFNARIGGIMPVSSTMSLGAGLFSDRAMSPLALGLSADRVDYYGLTVGGQMRTFIGMTGKTEKEPLVLTTTLAIRAAVGIGEARTYDIDASGFAPRSADVVFYELVPYLGSAIVF from the coding sequence GTGAGCAGGCGATTCGGCGCGGCGGTTGGGGTGTGGGGCCCGCTTCTCATCACGGTGTTCTTCGCGGGCAGGCTGCATGCGCAGGAGCACGATCATCAATTCTTCTTCTCGGACGACGCGGCGCTTGCCGGTGGGTCGGTCGCGGCAACGGCCGACGATTCGGGGGCGATTTATTACAACCCGGCCGGGCTTGCCCTCAACCGGCGCTCGCATGCCGATCTCAATGCATCGGCACTCGGGGTGCGCATTCGGTCGATCGATCCCATCATGACCAACCGTCTCGTAGAGGGCACTCCGTCGGTCAAGCTTCGCACCGTGGACATCATTTCCACACCCCACGCCGCGGGCATCACCCGCCGTTTTGGCGAGCATATGTCGGCGGGCTTTGGCATTTACGTCATCGATTACGACATTCGCACGGGGGAAGATACGACGACGCAGACCAATCCGCATAGTGGGAATTCTCTTCGGCATCACGTGGATCTCGATCTGCAACGAAGCAAATACCTCGTTGGCCCGGCCATCGGATGGCAGCTCGTGCCCGGGCTTCGTTTGGGCATTGGCATTTACGGAACGTACGCCAGGGCATCCAGCGGCGGGCGCATCTTCCTCGATGAGTCGCAGAATTCCCAAGTTGGATATCTCTTCTTTCACTCCCGCGGAAGCCTTTCCACCGTGGGCGCGCGCGCAACGGTGGGCATGCAGTGGGACTTTCTGCCATCGTGGACCCTTGCGGCCGTCGTCCGCAGCCCTGAACTGCAACTCGTCGCGTGGGGTTCCCAACTGAGCGTGGTCTCGACGGGCAACTCGCTTCCGAACGAAGGCTCGCCGCCGAGCTTCGCCGTCACGGAGGAGGAGGCCGACAGCTCGATCACGTTGAATAGGCCACCGCATTTCCTTGCATCGATTGCGCGCAAATTCGAGGGCGGGTTCGTTTCGGCCGAGGTCGACGTGCAGCCGCCCCTGCGCATCGTGTCGCAGGGGATCGACCGCGAGACGACGTTCAATGCGCGGATCGGGGGCATCATGCCGGTATCGTCGACGATGTCGCTGGGCGCGGGCCTTTTCAGCGATCGGGCGATGAGCCCATTGGCCCTGGGTCTTTCGGCCGATCGCGTCGATTATTATGGGCTCACCGTCGGCGGCCAAATGCGCACCTTCATCGGCATGACCGGAAAAACGGAAAAGGAGCCCCTGGTGCTGACCACGACCCTCGCCATTCGCGCGGCGGTCGGAATTGGCGAAGCCCGCACGTACGATATCGATGCATCAGGTTTCGCGCCCAGGTCGGCGGACGTCGTTTTTTACGAGCTCGTTCCCTATTTGGGGTCGGCCATCGTTTTTTAA
- the hxsC gene encoding His-Xaa-Ser system radical SAM maturase HxsC, with translation MLLELQGRHLRPITATSRESFIGRICEQTEPCPSTSGREIFLQRTPSETLPPGYRAYLLCHDAPATSEHRDVYRLARPMHYLAHEDVVRLDPQRGAIYALYRRTSSYNSLLVTEQCDNYCVMCSQPPKAKDDAWLLDELRQIVPLISPETQELGITGGEPALLGEGLVELLQLLEQHLPRTAIHVLSNGRRFSRADFARGVAKVGHPDLVFGIPLYSDVPEDHDYVVQARGAFSETIRGILNLKRYRVGVEIRFVVHTETYRRLPDFARFLARNLLFADHVAIMGLELMGFARANLDALWIDPIDYQGQLVEAVTTLHRAGMAVSIYNHPLCLLDPSLHGFARKSISDWKNTYLETCNACARKSDCGGFFASSSLRRSRGVRPQMS, from the coding sequence ATGCTTCTCGAATTGCAGGGGCGACACCTTCGTCCAATCACCGCGACGTCACGAGAATCGTTCATCGGCCGCATTTGCGAGCAGACGGAGCCGTGCCCCTCGACATCAGGACGGGAAATTTTCCTGCAGCGCACGCCGAGCGAAACGTTGCCTCCAGGCTACCGCGCTTACCTCTTGTGCCATGACGCTCCGGCGACGTCCGAACATCGGGACGTCTATCGGCTTGCCCGCCCGATGCACTACCTCGCGCACGAAGACGTCGTGCGCCTCGACCCGCAGCGCGGGGCCATCTACGCACTTTATCGTCGCACATCGTCCTATAATTCGTTGTTGGTCACGGAGCAATGCGACAACTACTGCGTCATGTGCTCCCAGCCACCCAAGGCGAAGGACGATGCGTGGCTTCTCGACGAGCTTCGCCAGATCGTACCCCTGATATCGCCGGAAACGCAGGAGCTCGGCATCACCGGCGGCGAACCTGCGCTGCTGGGCGAGGGTCTTGTCGAGCTCTTGCAGTTGCTCGAGCAACATCTTCCCCGAACGGCCATTCACGTCCTTTCCAATGGGCGCCGATTCTCCCGGGCGGACTTCGCACGGGGGGTGGCCAAAGTCGGCCATCCAGATCTCGTTTTTGGCATTCCCTTGTATTCCGACGTGCCGGAGGATCACGACTACGTCGTTCAGGCGCGCGGAGCGTTTTCGGAGACCATTCGGGGCATACTCAACCTCAAACGTTACCGCGTGGGCGTCGAAATTCGCTTCGTGGTGCACACCGAGACCTATCGCCGGCTCCCGGATTTCGCGCGGTTTCTCGCGCGAAATCTCTTGTTTGCCGATCATGTGGCCATCATGGGCCTCGAGCTCATGGGGTTTGCGCGTGCCAACCTGGATGCCCTCTGGATCGACCCGATCGACTACCAGGGACAACTCGTCGAAGCCGTAACCACGTTGCACCGGGCCGGCATGGCCGTCTCCATTTACAACCACCCGCTCTGCCTGCTCGATCCGTCGCTTCACGGCTTTGCACGAAAGAGCATTTCCGACTGGAAGAATACGTATCTCGAAACTTGCAACGCCTGCGCCCGAAAGAGCGACTGCGGAGGCTTCTTCGCATCGTCATCGTTGCGTCGGAGTCGCGGCGTTCGGCCCCAGATGTCCTGA